One Lysinibacillus sp. OF-1 DNA segment encodes these proteins:
- a CDS encoding ring-cleaving dioxygenase has translation MKKHTAGIHHITAIVGHPQENIDFYAGVLGLRLVKQTVNFDDPGTYHLYFGDKGGKPGTIITFFPWADAYQGRIGDGQVGVTTYVVPEGALPFWINRLAKFSIPFQKAERFGEQVIQLDDPHGLHIELVARAEGELNEWTFGEVTPEVAIKGFGGATLYSSHPEETAKVLTEVMGLEQVATEGDYTRYKSSAAIGNTVDLKTVAGVRGQMGVGTVHHIAWRAQDNTDHLEWQEYVMNHGQHVTEVKDRNYFNAIYFREPGEILFEIATDPPGFAHDETPETMGSQLMLPLQYEQHREQLERTLIPIKVRKLD, from the coding sequence ATGAAAAAACATACAGCAGGTATTCACCATATCACAGCCATCGTAGGGCATCCACAAGAGAATATTGATTTTTACGCAGGTGTGTTGGGCTTACGTTTAGTGAAGCAAACTGTAAACTTTGATGATCCTGGCACATATCATTTATATTTTGGCGATAAAGGTGGAAAACCAGGCACAATCATTACCTTCTTCCCTTGGGCAGATGCTTATCAAGGACGTATTGGTGATGGCCAAGTTGGCGTTACAACGTATGTTGTACCAGAAGGGGCACTTCCATTTTGGATTAATCGCTTAGCAAAATTCTCGATTCCCTTCCAAAAAGCTGAACGCTTTGGTGAGCAAGTCATTCAATTGGACGACCCACATGGTTTGCATATTGAACTCGTTGCACGTGCGGAAGGCGAGCTCAATGAATGGACATTTGGTGAGGTAACACCCGAGGTTGCTATTAAAGGTTTTGGTGGAGCTACACTATACTCAAGTCATCCTGAAGAAACGGCAAAAGTTTTAACAGAAGTGATGGGCCTTGAACAGGTAGCGACAGAGGGTGACTATACTCGTTATAAATCAAGTGCAGCTATTGGTAATACTGTAGATTTAAAAACAGTAGCAGGTGTACGTGGTCAAATGGGTGTAGGAACGGTTCACCATATTGCGTGGAGAGCTCAAGATAATACGGATCATTTAGAATGGCAAGAGTATGTGATGAACCATGGACAGCATGTAACGGAAGTCAAAGATCGTAATTATTTCAATGCGATTTATTTCCGTGAGCCTGGCGAAATTCTATTTGAAATCGCTACAGATCCTCCTGGATTTGCTCATGACGAAACACCTGAGACAATGGGTAGCCAATTAATGTTGCCACTTCAGTACGAACAGCATCGTGAACAATTAGAAAGAACATTAATCCCGATTAAAGTGCGTAAATTGGATTAA
- a CDS encoding NADPH-dependent FMN reductase has product MGFLNKLFSSKKEEEQTMAELNIGIIIGSTREGRVSPQVAQWVKEIADLRGDANYTVIDIADYKLPLLGEPGQDASGAQAWSEIIAKQDGFVFIVQEYNHSITGALKNALDYLRVEWNNKAAGIVSYGSVGGARAAEHLRGIMGELLIADVRVHPALSLFTDFENGTDFKPKEVQSDSVDQMLDQLIPWSKALYTIR; this is encoded by the coding sequence ATGGGTTTTTTGAATAAATTATTTAGTTCAAAAAAAGAGGAGGAACAAACAATGGCAGAATTAAATATCGGTATTATTATTGGATCGACACGTGAGGGACGTGTAAGCCCTCAAGTAGCACAATGGGTAAAGGAAATTGCAGATCTACGTGGTGACGCAAACTATACAGTGATCGATATTGCTGATTATAAATTGCCATTATTAGGCGAACCAGGGCAAGATGCTTCGGGTGCACAGGCTTGGTCAGAAATTATTGCTAAACAAGATGGATTTGTGTTTATCGTACAAGAATATAATCACTCTATTACAGGGGCCTTAAAAAATGCACTAGACTATTTACGTGTTGAGTGGAATAACAAGGCAGCAGGAATCGTTTCATATGGTTCTGTAGGTGGAGCTCGTGCAGCAGAACATCTACGTGGCATTATGGGAGAGCTATTAATTGCAGATGTACGTGTTCACCCAGCATTATCCTTATTCACAGATTTTGAAAATGGAACAGACTTTAAACCAAAGGAAGTACAATCAGATTCAGTGGACCAAATGTTAGATCAATTAATCCCATGGTCTAAAGCTTTATATACAATTCGCTAA
- a CDS encoding YunG family protein — protein sequence MKKDILNALRKLWSSQSSSKWSLDNLAKGQCGVTSLVVQDILGGEIRKTFLKEGWHFYNVINGVRMDFTEEQFSYIIDYQDIDSNRNEAFHDTNDGQYSYLKSQVYKLLGKVES from the coding sequence ATGAAAAAAGACATTTTAAACGCTTTAAGAAAATTATGGTCAAGCCAATCAAGTTCTAAATGGAGCTTGGATAACCTTGCAAAAGGGCAATGTGGCGTTACTTCATTAGTGGTGCAGGATATTCTTGGCGGAGAAATTAGAAAGACATTTCTCAAGGAGGGCTGGCACTTTTATAATGTCATTAATGGCGTAAGAATGGATTTTACGGAGGAGCAATTTTCATACATAATCGACTATCAGGATATTGATTCAAATAGGAATGAGGCTTTTCATGATACCAATGATGGGCAATATAGCTATTTAAAATCACAGGTTTATAAGCTTTTAGGGAAGGTAGAGAGTTAA
- a CDS encoding GNAT family N-acetyltransferase, translated as MVLKHFIDLFGEKGKIRIEGYTRADNMGMRKCFSKAGFVKEGYLRNAWENEDGTVTDSIVYSAIKDDWITGNSTPIKMDEVPF; from the coding sequence ATGGTGTTAAAGCACTTCATTGATCTATTTGGCGAAAAAGGTAAGATTCGTATTGAAGGCTATACTAGAGCCGATAATATGGGGATGCGAAAATGCTTTAGTAAGGCTGGCTTTGTGAAAGAGGGCTATTTAAGAAATGCTTGGGAAAATGAGGACGGTACCGTGACAGATAGTATTGTCTATAGTGCTATTAAAGATGATTGGATTACAGGGAACTCAACACCAATAAAAATGGATGAAGTCCCATTTTAA
- a CDS encoding Lrp/AsnC family transcriptional regulator, translating to MDFINERILKELKEDSRISMSELGRRVHLSAPAVRERVRQLEEQEVIKKYTLAINKKALGYPVEAIIEATIKNNRYADFKDLIKTYTTIDFCYRISGEACFLLKGHFQTFSDVEQFIDVLQPYAHTKTNFIFSDICEDI from the coding sequence ATGGATTTCATTAATGAAAGGATACTGAAAGAATTAAAGGAGGATAGTCGTATTTCTATGAGTGAATTAGGGAGACGAGTACATTTATCGGCACCAGCTGTTCGTGAAAGAGTACGGCAATTAGAGGAACAGGAAGTCATAAAAAAATATACTTTGGCTATTAATAAAAAGGCATTAGGCTATCCAGTTGAGGCTATCATTGAGGCGACAATAAAAAACAACCGCTATGCAGATTTTAAAGATCTTATTAAGACGTATACAACGATAGATTTTTGTTATCGAATATCAGGTGAGGCATGTTTTTTATTAAAAGGGCATTTTCAAACTTTTTCTGATGTTGAGCAGTTTATTGATGTATTACAGCCATATGCACATACAAAAACCAATTTTATTTTTTCTGATATATGTGAGGACATTTAA
- a CDS encoding carboxymuconolactone decarboxylase family protein, producing the protein MTLIHLHDKGLTPFQQLLGYNEGIQLHWQQLGEVLEKDGHLSASLKEEVRKTLAQKNGCQYCKAKGKPDPQYYDEKTAVCTGFAEAFLASKGHTAANVTAVLKDYLTAAEISELLAFICFATAQQYFGALMQLK; encoded by the coding sequence ATGACACTTATTCATTTACACGACAAGGGCTTAACGCCATTTCAACAACTATTAGGCTATAACGAGGGAATTCAGCTGCACTGGCAACAGTTGGGGGAGGTACTCGAAAAAGACGGGCATCTATCCGCTTCATTAAAAGAAGAGGTTCGAAAAACATTAGCTCAAAAAAATGGCTGTCAGTATTGTAAGGCAAAAGGCAAACCAGATCCACAATACTATGATGAGAAAACAGCCGTATGTACAGGTTTTGCAGAAGCATTCTTAGCTTCAAAAGGTCACACTGCGGCCAATGTCACAGCTGTATTAAAGGATTATTTAACAGCAGCCGAGATTAGCGAGCTACTAGCATTTATTTGCTTCGCGACAGCACAGCAATATTTTGGTGCTCTTATGCAATTAAAATAA
- a CDS encoding Rrf2 family transcriptional regulator, giving the protein MMKYSKATNYALHTMVFLTLNPKGKSMSVESLAEMQKLSPTYLSKILTKLVKAGLIESNPGVNGGYRISKRPQEISFLDVIYAIEGQTSLFSCASDHEDVFHHQGCLIEQVMVDAENNMKEELSKQFIIDIANKIDLDG; this is encoded by the coding sequence ATGATGAAATATTCAAAAGCAACAAATTATGCGTTACATACGATGGTGTTTTTAACGCTCAATCCTAAAGGGAAATCAATGAGCGTAGAGTCTCTAGCAGAAATGCAGAAATTATCACCAACCTATCTTTCGAAAATATTAACAAAGCTTGTGAAGGCAGGTTTAATTGAGTCGAATCCAGGTGTCAACGGTGGTTACCGTATTTCTAAGCGTCCACAAGAAATTTCTTTCTTAGATGTGATTTATGCGATTGAAGGACAAACCTCATTATTTAGTTGTGCTTCAGATCATGAAGATGTCTTTCATCATCAAGGCTGTCTCATTGAACAAGTGATGGTGGATGCTGAGAATAATATGAAAGAGGAGCTTAGTAAGCAATTTATTATAGATATAGCTAATAAAATCGATTTAGATGGATAG
- a CDS encoding cupin domain-containing protein, with protein sequence MYHPYYGNYLLYNYGYQPVYWAYPNQEERVPRSNVQNDFGSGPFVVNIEETTKHNKNYRTVLWTGPHLQVTVMSLNVGEDIGLEVHPHVDQFICIEEGHGVTQMGPSKDYLNFQRHVSEDMAIMVPAGTWHNVTNIGNKPLKLYTIYAPPNHPFGTVHTTKADAMAEEEGYGQRE encoded by the coding sequence ATGTACCACCCTTATTACGGTAATTATCTACTGTATAATTACGGTTATCAACCTGTTTATTGGGCCTATCCAAATCAGGAAGAACGAGTGCCAAGAAGTAATGTCCAGAATGATTTTGGATCAGGACCATTCGTTGTCAACATTGAAGAGACTACAAAGCACAACAAAAATTATCGAACAGTACTATGGACAGGGCCACACTTACAAGTAACTGTGATGAGCCTTAACGTTGGGGAAGATATTGGCTTAGAAGTACACCCTCACGTCGATCAATTTATTTGTATTGAGGAAGGGCATGGCGTTACACAGATGGGACCAAGTAAAGATTATTTAAACTTCCAAAGACACGTGTCTGAAGATATGGCCATTATGGTGCCAGCAGGGACATGGCATAATGTTACGAATATAGGCAATAAACCGCTAAAGCTTTACACAATTTATGCACCACCAAACCATCCATTTGGAACTGTTCATACGACAAAGGCTGATGCCATGGCTGAAGAAGAAGGCTATGGGCAGCGTGAATAA
- a CDS encoding SMI1/KNR4 family protein codes for MYARLAEMLASTTAIKWFPGHDVEDDWIVEAEVELGFSLPPSYCWWLKNYGNGQLNGGSILTIGQPAYRDIDHTDILYIHRLNLADKDWCKQYPNRLDLFVPDADELYFFNTSSKDEHGEFSVMCFDLLNDMIYEYASTFSKFLEKLMDERS; via the coding sequence ATGTACGCTAGATTAGCAGAAATGCTAGCAAGTACTACGGCGATTAAATGGTTTCCTGGACATGATGTTGAAGATGATTGGATTGTAGAAGCTGAAGTTGAATTAGGGTTCAGCTTACCACCATCCTATTGCTGGTGGTTAAAAAATTATGGCAATGGGCAACTGAATGGTGGATCTATTCTCACAATCGGTCAACCAGCATACAGAGACATCGATCATACAGATATTCTTTATATACATCGTCTTAACTTGGCTGACAAGGATTGGTGTAAACAATATCCGAATAGGTTAGATTTATTTGTTCCAGACGCAGACGAACTATATTTTTTTAATACATCATCAAAAGATGAACATGGTGAGTTTTCAGTTATGTGCTTTGACTTATTGAATGACATGATTTATGAATATGCTTCTACTTTCTCAAAGTTTCTCGAAAAATTAATGGATGAACGGAGCTAA
- a CDS encoding serine hydrolase — protein sequence MKKLYWMMGGILICAGLVIGIVFWKFQKEIKKDDPEYIVQFIKEHRADKNVSVAIQRNQQYWVELNTKEQLPLASTVKIIVAIAYAQQAAEGRINPQQQVDLKELEVFYIPKTDGGAHEAWLAQLNLQGVDHVPLSEVASGMIAYSSNANTEYLMHVLGFQAINDVLTQLHVEDHEPLYPIVSALHIPVQVLKEKNLTKKETLAALQEMDMAEYRERASSIHASWIEQPLTYEEKAEAQKLLNIDFQKIWSDRLIRATTNDYISILEKLNNKNFFIAEVHKYLDPVMEQLMQNPKNQEWLTHAGQKGGSTAFVLTLAAYAEDKEGNQTEIALFANDLNTMEQIKLSNSMNSFQLKFLTDDKFRKRLKREFSEL from the coding sequence GTGAAAAAATTATATTGGATGATGGGTGGCATTTTAATTTGTGCAGGGTTAGTAATAGGTATTGTCTTTTGGAAGTTTCAAAAAGAGATTAAGAAGGACGACCCAGAATATATTGTTCAATTTATAAAGGAACATAGAGCTGATAAAAATGTTTCCGTAGCCATTCAACGCAATCAACAATATTGGGTGGAATTAAACACTAAGGAACAGCTGCCATTAGCAAGTACAGTTAAAATCATCGTCGCTATAGCCTATGCACAGCAAGCAGCAGAGGGTCGCATTAATCCTCAGCAACAGGTCGATCTAAAGGAGTTAGAGGTATTTTATATTCCTAAAACGGATGGAGGTGCACATGAAGCATGGTTAGCGCAGTTAAACCTTCAGGGTGTGGATCATGTACCTTTAAGTGAAGTCGCAAGTGGTATGATTGCTTATAGTTCCAATGCGAATACGGAATATTTAATGCATGTATTAGGTTTTCAAGCGATTAATGATGTGCTTACACAGCTACATGTAGAGGATCATGAACCATTATATCCAATCGTCAGTGCACTCCATATCCCGGTTCAAGTCTTGAAAGAAAAAAATTTAACGAAAAAAGAAACATTAGCGGCTTTGCAAGAAATGGATATGGCTGAATATCGTGAGCGTGCATCGTCTATTCACGCCAGTTGGATAGAGCAACCTTTGACTTACGAGGAGAAAGCAGAGGCACAAAAACTGCTCAATATAGATTTTCAAAAGATATGGTCTGACCGTTTAATAAGGGCCACTACAAACGATTACATCTCTATTTTAGAAAAATTGAATAATAAAAACTTCTTCATTGCAGAGGTACATAAATACTTAGATCCCGTAATGGAACAGTTGATGCAGAATCCTAAAAATCAAGAATGGCTAACACATGCAGGTCAAAAGGGTGGATCGACTGCATTTGTCTTAACACTAGCAGCCTATGCGGAAGATAAAGAAGGGAATCAAACGGAAATTGCCCTTTTTGCTAACGACTTAAATACAATGGAACAAATTAAACTATCTAATAGTATGAATAGTTTTCAATTGAAATTTCTGACAGATGATAAGTTTCGCAAGCGTCTTAAAAGGGAGTTTTCTGAGTTGTGA
- a CDS encoding DUF4303 domain-containing protein, whose translation MVNAARKSFLNLFKNGERDYYCTLYTTGEGHAPNVSAWSWEALEREATKQARNSNNSQSEMAALIKWSYADSPYCCFGEEYFTNVCQYLNERPNINVLGGEKWQQELTFRLTAMELAMKKLDEEGLFALNQTRDAICILVEVMPPDEVNIEIALQLNQSSTALQQWLVEADE comes from the coding sequence ATTGTTAATGCTGCAAGAAAATCATTTCTGAATTTATTTAAAAATGGTGAGCGGGACTATTACTGTACGCTATATACAACTGGCGAAGGGCATGCTCCGAACGTTTCAGCTTGGTCGTGGGAAGCATTGGAGCGGGAAGCTACTAAACAGGCAAGAAATAGCAACAACTCTCAATCTGAAATGGCTGCTCTTATCAAATGGTCTTATGCAGATTCTCCTTATTGTTGCTTCGGTGAAGAGTATTTTACAAATGTATGTCAGTACTTGAATGAGCGACCTAATATCAATGTCCTTGGGGGTGAAAAATGGCAGCAAGAATTGACATTCCGGCTAACAGCAATGGAATTAGCCATGAAAAAGCTTGATGAGGAGGGACTATTTGCCTTGAATCAAACAAGAGACGCTATTTGTATACTCGTGGAAGTGATGCCCCCAGATGAAGTAAACATAGAAATAGCGTTGCAATTAAACCAGTCGTCTACAGCATTGCAGCAATGGTTGGTGGAAGCAGACGAGTGA
- a CDS encoding SRPBCC family protein → MMNTDVTTKLKIRQPVHKVFEAIISPTEIGHYWFSDSSERWGAGKRITLRYDEYHAEGVITVLEMEANEKIMFVWGEEHGEVTMVTITLEELQGETIITVVESGFNAHDPEIMAKMMGQKEGWVYMLTCLKGYLENGISSLRASLIH, encoded by the coding sequence ATGATGAATACGGATGTGACGACGAAATTAAAAATCAGGCAGCCAGTCCATAAAGTTTTTGAAGCCATTATTTCTCCTACTGAAATTGGGCATTATTGGTTCTCTGATAGCTCTGAAAGATGGGGAGCGGGTAAAAGGATTACGCTTAGATATGATGAGTATCATGCTGAGGGTGTAATCACTGTGCTGGAAATGGAGGCTAATGAAAAAATTATGTTTGTATGGGGTGAAGAGCATGGTGAAGTGACGATGGTTACCATCACTCTTGAAGAATTACAAGGCGAAACCATTATTACTGTAGTAGAGTCAGGGTTTAATGCCCATGACCCAGAGATTATGGCAAAAATGATGGGGCAAAAAGAGGGTTGGGTTTATATGTTAACATGCCTCAAAGGATATTTAGAAAATGGCATTAGCAGTTTAAGAGCTTCGTTAATTCATTAG
- a CDS encoding sensor histidine kinase: MNNLTLRMRLTLLTGCIFVVVTILLTFLSIYSAEEKIVQPITTTILNQENRLHKEIIDEATVETKMNHDIVAQIKITDVREAKKKFINQSVIWMLIIIVAGIATIYVVAGRALKPVHDLSQKIGNISEHNLAQRIEHISTKDEIGDLTASFNHMLDRLEKSFLYQKSFAANAAHELKTPLTTMKAGIQVLKLEKSPTVEDYKENLEVTEQGTQRLIQVVNDLLTLAYEQTEHFSDDIELKAMLDTITQELQPLCIEKNIAISVDIDVKTITGNQTLLYRVFSNMIENAIKYNHKNGMVEVRGQVKNGATHITITDSGIGIPNDQLHYIFEPFYRVDHSRARELGGSGLGLSIVRTIVEKHHGKVNVQSTLNVGTTFEIILPI; this comes from the coding sequence ATGAATAACTTAACATTAAGAATGAGGCTGACCCTTTTAACTGGCTGTATTTTTGTAGTGGTTACAATTTTGTTAACGTTCCTATCCATTTATAGTGCCGAGGAAAAAATTGTTCAACCTATTACGACAACGATACTCAATCAAGAAAATAGGCTTCACAAAGAAATCATAGATGAGGCGACAGTAGAAACCAAGATGAATCATGATATCGTTGCTCAAATAAAGATTACGGATGTAAGAGAAGCGAAAAAGAAATTTATCAATCAGAGTGTCATATGGATGTTAATTATTATTGTAGCAGGGATAGCTACCATTTATGTAGTGGCTGGTCGAGCTTTAAAGCCAGTTCATGATCTTAGTCAAAAAATCGGAAATATAAGCGAACATAATTTAGCTCAACGTATCGAACATATTTCTACAAAAGATGAAATAGGGGATCTTACAGCTTCATTTAATCACATGCTAGATCGACTAGAAAAATCGTTTCTGTACCAAAAGAGCTTTGCCGCAAATGCAGCACATGAATTGAAAACACCACTAACAACCATGAAGGCAGGTATCCAGGTTTTAAAACTGGAAAAATCACCAACAGTAGAAGATTATAAGGAAAATTTAGAGGTGACAGAGCAAGGCACACAAAGGCTCATCCAGGTTGTGAACGATCTGTTAACATTAGCTTATGAGCAAACGGAACATTTTTCTGATGATATTGAGCTCAAAGCAATGTTAGACACGATTACACAAGAATTACAGCCTTTATGTATAGAAAAAAATATCGCTATTTCTGTAGATATTGACGTGAAAACGATAACGGGAAATCAAACATTACTCTATAGAGTTTTTTCTAATATGATTGAAAATGCGATTAAGTACAACCACAAGAATGGAATGGTTGAAGTTCGTGGACAGGTTAAGAATGGAGCTACTCATATTACAATTACAGATTCAGGAATTGGGATACCAAATGATCAGCTACACTATATTTTTGAGCCGTTTTACCGTGTCGATCACTCCCGAGCCCGTGAGTTGGGTGGCTCTGGGTTAGGTTTATCTATTGTCAGAACCATCGTTGAAAAGCATCATGGGAAAGTAAACGTCCAAAGTACATTAAATGTCGGTACAACATTTGAGATCATTTTACCAATATAA
- a CDS encoding response regulator transcription factor produces MKLLLVEDEAVLSRIISKGLKKSGYAVDTAFDGKEALELFEINEYDLIILDLNLPKMDGIEVLEQIRVQSEDVKILILSARSAIHDKILGLDCGANDYLIKPFDFQELDARIRNLLRRSFSQKSAIISFENITLDSSKKIVLVDGEMIHVTKKEYAILEYLMLHQNKVISSEELIEHVWDSETDLFSNSLKFHIHSLRKKMADVLGEIEVIQTIRGQGYIIAENDRGSYE; encoded by the coding sequence ATGAAACTTTTATTGGTCGAAGATGAGGCTGTCTTATCCAGGATCATCTCTAAAGGGTTAAAGAAATCTGGCTATGCCGTTGATACAGCTTTTGATGGTAAGGAAGCATTAGAATTATTCGAAATCAATGAATATGACCTTATTATATTGGACTTAAACCTACCCAAAATGGATGGCATAGAGGTGTTAGAGCAGATTCGAGTTCAGAGCGAGGATGTGAAAATACTTATCCTTTCAGCACGTTCAGCTATTCATGATAAAATATTGGGTCTTGATTGTGGAGCCAATGATTATTTAATAAAGCCCTTTGATTTTCAAGAGTTGGATGCGCGTATACGCAACTTATTAAGGCGGTCTTTTAGTCAAAAAAGCGCCATTATATCTTTTGAAAATATAACACTTGATAGCTCAAAGAAAATAGTTTTAGTGGATGGTGAGATGATACATGTTACCAAAAAGGAATATGCTATTCTAGAATATCTCATGCTACATCAAAATAAAGTCATTAGCTCAGAGGAGTTGATAGAGCATGTATGGGACAGTGAAACGGATTTATTTTCAAATTCACTCAAGTTCCATATCCATTCATTACGAAAAAAAATGGCAGATGTTTTGGGGGAAATAGAAGTGATTCAGACAATCCGAGGACAAGGTTATATCATTGCAGAAAATGATAGAGGTTCATATGAATAA
- a CDS encoding Msr family ABC-F type ribosomal protection protein, which produces MEKICFELEHVIVNYLDKEILNIEKLAIHQFDRIGIVGKNGAGKSTLMKLLASKIQPTSGMLKSHVHFGYFEQMEAPTFVEVEAQLLGKLAVPPYSEGLSGGEQTRLKLAQLLSSYEEALLIDEPTTHLDQEGISFLLDELRYYYGALVLISHDRAVLDELVTTIWEVDGGRINIYSGNYSNYAQQKQVERDQQSQAHDLYLKERSRLEQAVDKKMRKAEKITQAGSMSKREAHAKPNRMFMTKSKGTSQKSVQRAAKAIEHRIEKLQKVDAVQVERKIVFRQSKALELHNKFPIMAEQFTLHVPGKLLLNKVNFQIPLGKKVALAGSNGCGKSTLLQHIANYGDGLTISPKAKIGYFHQMSYQFKSEETVLQFLKNRSDYDEGFLRSVLNSMQFVGNDIQKSVKLLSGGEAIRLQLCYLFLGNFNILLLDEPTNFLDIQALEALEQFIMAYEGTIIFVTHDKNFIANVADLQFTIESNKIF; this is translated from the coding sequence ATGGAGAAAATTTGCTTTGAATTAGAGCATGTAATCGTAAATTATTTAGATAAAGAAATTTTAAACATTGAAAAATTAGCTATTCACCAATTCGATCGGATCGGCATCGTTGGGAAAAATGGTGCTGGAAAAAGTACATTAATGAAGTTACTTGCTAGCAAAATTCAGCCGACGAGTGGGATGTTAAAGAGTCATGTTCATTTTGGATATTTTGAACAAATGGAAGCACCAACGTTCGTAGAGGTAGAGGCACAGTTATTAGGAAAATTAGCTGTTCCTCCATATTCTGAAGGACTAAGTGGTGGGGAGCAAACGAGATTGAAGTTAGCACAATTACTTTCTTCTTATGAGGAAGCACTGCTCATTGATGAACCAACAACACATTTAGATCAAGAGGGTATTTCGTTTTTACTGGATGAATTGCGTTATTATTATGGAGCGCTTGTACTAATTAGCCATGATCGTGCTGTACTAGATGAATTGGTCACAACGATCTGGGAGGTTGATGGGGGCAGAATAAATATTTATTCTGGAAATTATAGTAATTATGCTCAGCAAAAGCAGGTAGAGCGAGATCAACAAAGTCAGGCGCATGACTTATACTTGAAGGAAAGAAGTCGTCTTGAACAAGCTGTTGATAAAAAAATGAGAAAAGCTGAAAAAATTACCCAAGCAGGGAGCATGTCAAAAAGAGAAGCTCATGCAAAACCGAATCGTATGTTTATGACAAAGTCCAAAGGTACGAGTCAAAAAAGCGTACAACGTGCAGCCAAAGCGATAGAACATCGAATAGAGAAGCTTCAGAAAGTAGATGCGGTACAGGTAGAGAGAAAAATAGTTTTTCGACAATCGAAAGCTTTGGAACTACACAATAAATTTCCGATTATGGCAGAGCAATTCACTTTACACGTACCAGGGAAACTACTATTGAATAAAGTGAACTTCCAAATACCATTAGGTAAAAAGGTTGCGCTTGCAGGTAGTAACGGTTGTGGAAAAAGTACATTACTACAACATATTGCAAACTATGGGGATGGGTTAACCATTTCCCCTAAGGCCAAAATAGGCTATTTTCATCAGATGAGCTACCAATTTAAAAGTGAGGAAACGGTCCTCCAATTTTTAAAAAATCGTTCTGATTACGATGAGGGTTTTCTACGAAGTGTTCTAAATTCCATGCAGTTTGTAGGAAATGATATACAAAAAAGTGTGAAGTTATTAAGCGGTGGTGAAGCGATACGACTCCAGCTTTGTTATCTGTTTTTGGGGAACTTTAATATACTGTTACTGGATGAGCCAACCAACTTCTTAGATATTCAAGCATTAGAGGCGCTAGAGCAATTTATAATGGCTTATGAGGGAACAATCATCTTCGTGACACATGATAAGAATTTTATCGCAAATGTAGCAGATTTACAGTTTACTATAGAAAGTAATAAAATATTTTAA